One window of Pelmatolapia mariae isolate MD_Pm_ZW linkage group LG18, Pm_UMD_F_2, whole genome shotgun sequence genomic DNA carries:
- the miga1 gene encoding mitoguardin 1 translates to MTHETLTSSQLSMKTAALRMVDLPLSVYSSLTQVSVSTDTKKLVVATAFGAVSLLFLARRFQRRKGRKKVQPQHWEQAGLEFHPPAAGENDNTSQNITLSLNSKNGYSSDLVLKAGGYRKLSGSVMSLASVKSLNSSSSSTCANDSTCWDGVEDADSCSVLNLPVTTPENLYLMGMDLFEEALRRWEEALTFRSRHAEDDASCASVKTGAGDTIAEQSMEDVISAEFIHRLKALLHRAYRLQEEFEGVLGMSEPSSHSSSQVADILSREELDDACLRDSISIASTDSFVSAAEMSEHRELRSVFTLGHHPLYEEALKMAEDGSISCRVLRTEMLECLGDLDFLAKLHCVRQAWQLILCDRTTWTFLADTGKKILSSIIVKAQKSPKRFEEVFEEMISFLEHTEHWENTELELAARGVKHLNFYDIVLDFILMDSFEDLENPPISIQNVINNRWLNSSFKETAVASSCWSVLKQKRQHMKVSDGFIAHFYSVCEQISPVLAWGFLGPKGSLHDLCCFFKDQVLHFLKDIFDLDKVRYCSVESLGDDVLQLLHRRSELLLAYLGADSLRYLNGCNSPPVQLVPSALLEARVQ, encoded by the exons gTGAGCGTCAGCACAGACACCAAGAAACTGGTGGTTGCCACTGCCTTTGGTGctgtctccctcctcttcctcgctCGCCGCTTCCAGAGGAGGAAGGGCAGAAAGAAGGTTCAACCACAGCACTGGGAGCAGGCTGGTTTAGAGTTTCACCCCCCGGCCGCAGGAGAGAATG ATAATACGAGCCAAAACATCACGCTCTCCCTCAACTCCAAGAATGGCTACTCCTCTGATCTGGTTCTCAAGGCAGGAGGTTACAGGAAGTTGTCTGGATCCGTCATGAGCCTGGCTTCG GTAAAAAGCTTGAACTCATCCAGCAGCAGTACCTGCGCAAATGACTCCACCTGTTGGGACGGAGTGGAGGATGCTGACAGTTGCAGTGTGCTCAACTTACCTGTAACCACACCTGAAAACCTGTACCTAATGG GTATGGATTTATTCGAGGAGGCCCTGCGGCGGTGGGAGGAGGCGCTGACATTCAGGAGCAGGCATGCTGAGGACGATGCAAGCTGTGCCTCAGTCAAAACGGGAGCTGGAGACACCATTGCTGAGCAGAGCATGGAG gACGTCATCAGCGCAGAGTTCATCCACAGGCTGAAGGCTCTGCTGCACAGGGCTTACCGCCTCCAGGAGGAGTTTGAGGGAGTGTTGGGGATGTCAGAGCCCTCatcccacagcagcagccagg TGGCAGACATTTTGTCCAGAGAAGAGTTAGATGACGCCTGTCTGAGGGACAGCATCAGCATCGCCTCCACTGACTCGTttgtgtctgcagctgag ATGTCCGAGCACAGAGAGCTGAGGAGTGTTTTCACTCTGGGACATCACCCTTTGTATGAGGAGGCGCTGAAGATGGCTGAGGATGGCAGTATCTCCTGCAGGGTGCTGCG AACTGAGATGCTGGAGTGTCTCGGGGACTTGGATTTCCTGGCTAAGCTGCACTGTGTGCGGCAGGCGTGGCAG CTCATTTTGTGTGACAGGACGACTTGGACATTTCTGGCCGACACAGGAAAGAAAATACTGTCTTCCATTATAGTCAAAGCACAAAAg AGCCCAAAGAGATTTGAGGAAGTGTTTGAAGAGATGATTTCCTTCCTGGAGCACACAGAGCACTGGGAAAACACAGAATTGGAACTCGCCGCGCGGGGG GTGAAGCATCTAAACTTCTACGACATCGTGCTGGATTTCATTCTGATGGACTCCTTCGAGGACCTGGAGAATCCACCCATCTCCATCCAGAACGTGATCAACAACCGCTGGCTCAACAGCTCCTTCAAGGAGACA GCGGTGGCATCAAGCTGTTGGTCAGTGCTGAAGCAGAAGAGGCAGCACATGAAG GTGTCCGATGGCTTCATCGCCCATTTCTACTCCGTGTGTGAACAGATCAGCCCCGTCCTGGCGTGGGGCTTCCTGGGGCCAAAGGGCTCCCTGCATGATTTGTGCTGCTTCTTCAAG GACCAGGTGCTGCACTTCCTGAAAGACATCTTTGATCTGGATAAAGTGCGTTACTGCTCGGTGGAGAGTCTGGGGGACGACGTGCTCCAGCTGCTCCACCGACGCTCCGAACTGCTGCTCGCATACCTGGGAGCCGACTCTCTGCGGTACCTGAACGGGTGTAACTCACCACCGGTGCAGCTGGTTCCCAGCGCCCTGCTGGAGGCACGAGTGCAGTGA